The proteins below come from a single Parachlamydia acanthamoebae genomic window:
- the folD gene encoding bifunctional methylenetetrahydrofolate dehydrogenase/methenyltetrahydrofolate cyclohydrolase FolD gives MIIDGVKIATEIQQELCDYIKHLHGRPPSLHVVIVGHHPPSEIYVKRKTEACFKTGIQSQTHRFPSEITESELLSHIQRLNAEPEIDGILVQLPLPEHIHSSRITQAIAPDKDVDGFHMMNLGKLLIGDTTGFVPCTPLGIQTLLIRSSIETSGKHVVILGRSQIVGKPMAALLMQNTPQANATVTVAHSQTKHLKSICQSADILIAAMGKPRFVTADMVKEGSVVIDVGINRISASHLPKGYEIVGDVDFEHVQPKSAFITPVPGGVGPMTIAMLLSNTLKSYCLREGLFLK, from the coding sequence ATGATCATTGATGGTGTTAAAATTGCAACAGAAATTCAGCAAGAGCTTTGCGACTATATCAAACATTTACATGGTCGTCCCCCCTCTTTACATGTTGTCATCGTGGGGCACCATCCTCCCTCCGAAATTTATGTTAAACGAAAAACGGAAGCCTGTTTTAAAACCGGTATTCAGTCTCAAACACATCGATTCCCTTCTGAAATTACCGAAAGTGAGCTTTTATCTCATATTCAACGATTAAATGCTGAGCCTGAAATAGATGGCATTTTGGTCCAACTTCCTCTTCCTGAACATATCCATTCCAGTCGAATTACCCAGGCTATTGCTCCAGATAAAGATGTGGATGGATTTCACATGATGAATTTAGGGAAGTTACTCATTGGAGATACTACAGGATTTGTTCCTTGTACACCTCTTGGTATCCAAACCCTACTGATAAGGTCCTCTATTGAAACTTCCGGAAAACATGTCGTTATCCTCGGAAGAAGCCAAATTGTTGGAAAACCGATGGCTGCACTTTTGATGCAAAATACCCCTCAAGCTAATGCTACAGTTACTGTAGCCCATAGCCAAACGAAACATTTAAAATCGATCTGTCAATCAGCGGACATTTTAATTGCGGCAATGGGTAAACCTCGTTTTGTGACTGCAGATATGGTGAAGGAAGGAAGCGTCGTGATCGATGTGGGAATTAATCGTATTTCAGCTTCTCATTTACCTAAAGGATATGAAATCGTTGGAGATGTGGATTTTGAACATGTGCAGCCAAAGAGTGCATTTATTACACCTGTTCCTGGTGGTGTGGGCCCGATGACAATTGCAATGCTGCTCAGCAATACACTCAAAAGCTACTGTCTGAGAGAAGGACTGTTTTTAAAATGA
- a CDS encoding FAD:protein FMN transferase, translated as MRLWIVILLFCLNACQKQPSLYQFTGNAMTMDYRVLIGHPLSTSEQEQIEATIFTVFQEVNLTYNKWNPSSELSKLNQLPAYVHTPISAALSQFLQKTAEIVQMSQGKFDPTIETIQSVWKTHLAEGKTPSPEAILAAQASTGWKKIHFENQVFWKEHDDTQLDLGGIAKGLCVDLLVEKLNALDYSNVYVEWGGEIRVSGQHPENRPWRIYICDCKNPEVTHAIAIVDLINQAIATSGDYRQNWTIECKKEKTTYFHIIDPATGSPLVSQKNTIASASVRAPTCAYADGLATIAMLFPDLETAKQWAQELERENPQLHFWLLTTDGSSYMTNREHSSMLQQ; from the coding sequence ATGAGACTTTGGATCGTGATCCTCTTGTTCTGCTTGAATGCCTGTCAAAAGCAACCTTCCCTCTATCAATTTACAGGTAACGCCATGACCATGGATTACCGAGTCTTGATTGGGCACCCCCTTTCAACTAGCGAACAAGAGCAAATTGAAGCCACCATTTTTACTGTATTCCAAGAGGTGAATTTAACCTATAACAAATGGAATCCCTCTTCAGAGCTTAGCAAACTTAATCAACTTCCTGCCTATGTTCACACACCCATATCAGCTGCACTTAGTCAATTTTTGCAAAAAACAGCAGAAATTGTCCAAATGAGCCAGGGTAAATTTGATCCGACCATTGAAACCATCCAAAGTGTTTGGAAAACACATTTAGCCGAAGGAAAAACCCCTTCACCCGAGGCCATTCTTGCGGCACAAGCAAGCACAGGATGGAAAAAGATTCACTTTGAAAATCAAGTCTTTTGGAAAGAACACGATGACACCCAATTAGATTTAGGGGGAATCGCTAAGGGGCTATGCGTAGATCTGCTTGTCGAGAAGTTAAATGCGCTTGACTATAGCAATGTATACGTTGAATGGGGAGGAGAGATTCGCGTGAGTGGACAACATCCAGAAAATAGACCATGGCGTATTTATATCTGCGATTGCAAAAACCCAGAAGTCACACATGCTATAGCCATTGTCGATCTTATTAATCAAGCAATTGCCACAAGTGGAGATTATCGACAAAATTGGACAATTGAATGTAAAAAAGAGAAAACAACTTATTTTCATATCATTGATCCTGCTACAGGATCGCCTCTTGTTTCGCAAAAAAATACCATTGCGAGTGCAAGTGTGCGTGCTCCCACATGTGCCTATGCAGATGGTCTTGCAACGATCGCCATGCTGTTTCCAGATTTAGAAACAGCTAAACAATGGGCTCAAGAACTGGAGCGGGAGAATCCTCAGCTTCATTTTTGGCTATTGACGACAGACGGCTCTTCTTACATGACAAATCGAGAACACTCATCCATGCTTCAGCAATAG
- a CDS encoding SycD/LcrH family type III secretion system chaperone has translation MDDRFSEFTLSKKVKQKLKDKAWLKKQIAAGKTAQEIMEFSDETMAKFYQAAYYLFERKRYVDAANAFLFLATLNPHNHDYWLGLGMATQLSGHWEAAIDAYEMAAINRLDSPVPYFYLAKCLFAVHDRKSALEALQLAIDYADDLAEYASLKEQAKAARDLLLKHG, from the coding sequence ATGGATGATCGCTTCAGTGAATTCACGCTTTCCAAAAAAGTGAAGCAGAAACTGAAAGATAAAGCCTGGTTAAAAAAGCAGATAGCTGCGGGAAAGACAGCTCAGGAAATCATGGAATTTTCTGACGAAACCATGGCGAAATTTTATCAGGCTGCCTATTATTTGTTTGAAAGAAAGCGCTACGTGGATGCAGCTAATGCATTTCTTTTTCTAGCCACTTTAAATCCCCATAATCACGACTATTGGTTGGGATTAGGGATGGCAACCCAACTGAGTGGGCACTGGGAAGCAGCGATTGACGCTTATGAAATGGCTGCGATTAATCGCTTAGACAGTCCAGTCCCCTATTTTTATTTGGCCAAATGTTTATTTGCGGTGCATGATCGTAAAAGTGCTCTTGAAGCATTACAACTTGCGATTGATTATGCAGATGATTTGGCAGAATATGCCTCTCTTAAAGAACAGGCAAAAGCAGCGCGAGATCTATTGCTGAAGCATGGATGA
- the xerD gene encoding site-specific tyrosine recombinase XerD, which produces MNPEESTLKALFFREIKDFLVFIRSEKGLSSNTIEAYMRDVQNFANYAWQQEVRRYQAVEPEHLIAFLGSLKSADYATSTISRTLVSLKVFFGFLKREGTIEQDPSMLLESPKLWQLLPDILDIEEVDLLMNQPDNKTAKGVRDRAIFELLYGSGLRVSEVCTLTIYSIDDQYIRVYGKGSKERIVPIGSQALMAVDQYLSLYRWQWDSEKEQSLFVTLRGKSMDRISIWRSIKEYAQQAGITKTISPHTLRHSFATHLLNNGADLRVIQDLLGHANISSTDRYTRVSSAHLQEAFHRFHPKWK; this is translated from the coding sequence ATGAATCCAGAAGAATCGACATTAAAAGCACTTTTTTTTCGAGAAATTAAAGATTTTCTCGTTTTCATACGTTCTGAAAAGGGGCTTTCTTCTAATACCATTGAAGCGTATATGCGTGATGTTCAAAACTTTGCGAATTATGCGTGGCAACAGGAAGTACGTCGCTACCAGGCTGTAGAACCTGAACATTTGATTGCATTTTTAGGTTCTTTAAAATCCGCTGATTACGCAACATCCACCATTTCGCGAACGTTGGTCTCTTTAAAAGTTTTTTTTGGATTTTTAAAAAGGGAAGGCACCATCGAGCAGGACCCTAGCATGCTATTGGAAAGTCCCAAGCTTTGGCAGCTACTTCCCGATATTCTAGATATCGAGGAAGTCGACCTTCTGATGAACCAGCCCGACAATAAGACTGCAAAAGGTGTACGAGATCGCGCGATATTTGAGCTTCTTTATGGATCGGGTTTGCGAGTTTCAGAGGTGTGTACTTTGACGATCTATTCTATAGATGACCAATACATACGTGTGTATGGAAAGGGAAGTAAAGAACGGATTGTTCCGATTGGTAGCCAAGCGCTTATGGCGGTGGATCAGTATTTGTCGCTCTACCGATGGCAATGGGATAGTGAAAAAGAGCAATCTCTATTTGTCACCTTAAGAGGAAAGTCGATGGATCGGATTTCCATTTGGCGGTCGATCAAAGAATACGCCCAGCAGGCGGGTATTACAAAGACTATTTCTCCGCATACGTTACGCCATTCTTTCGCCACCCATTTGCTTAATAATGGGGCCGATTTGCGAGTTATTCAAGATTTGCTAGGCCATGCGAATATTAGCAGTACAGATCGGTATACGCGAGTGAGTAGCGCCCACTTACAAGAGGCTTTTCATCGCTTTCATCCAAAATGGAAGTAA
- a CDS encoding glucose-6-phosphate isomerase, which translates to MVSANPQTIHKLPFNQLGSVNRLKKLAEDPLDLRKEGVLTPTRLSKFCAEAAGYKFLYGTEKVTEETIHTLFELAQERKVLEEMQKMQSGEIVNKIEGYPSENRSALHTATRDFFEDPQKGVRAAEAAALARKEVDKLKLFMEKLDKENRFTDLIVIGIGGSDLGPKALYLALQYLQKKDRHIHFICNIDPDDASIALRDVDLKKSLVLVVSKSGTTLETLTNEELVRARFQKQGIKSEEHFISVTIPGSPLNDPKKYLESFHMWDWIGGRYSATSMGGGVLLSFMFGFDAYWELLRGANAMDKVALSKDLSNNLPLLGALFAIWNHNFLNYPTMALIPYAQPLSRFSAHIQQVEMESNGKRVDRNGIPVDFQTCPVIWGEPGTSAQHSFFQLIHQGTSTIPLEFIGFKEGQMEDFAFKGTSSHEKLLSNLFAQALGLALGQNNENPNKVFPGNTPSHILLGKALNPHSLGALLSYYEHKVAFQGFIWNINSFDQEGVQLGKVLANQIIECFAAKKESTKTPKQSYPLGEAFLKHLDAFN; encoded by the coding sequence ATGGTGTCTGCAAATCCACAAACCATTCACAAGCTACCTTTTAATCAATTAGGAAGTGTCAATCGTTTAAAAAAGCTTGCAGAAGACCCTCTAGATCTACGTAAAGAAGGTGTTTTAACTCCGACAAGGTTGTCTAAATTCTGTGCAGAAGCCGCTGGTTACAAGTTTTTATATGGAACCGAAAAAGTCACCGAAGAAACGATACATACACTCTTTGAACTCGCTCAAGAAAGAAAAGTATTGGAAGAGATGCAAAAAATGCAATCAGGGGAGATTGTGAATAAAATTGAAGGCTATCCCTCTGAAAATCGTTCTGCTTTGCATACTGCGACGCGAGATTTCTTTGAAGATCCCCAAAAAGGGGTGCGTGCTGCCGAAGCCGCGGCTCTAGCTCGCAAAGAAGTTGATAAGCTGAAGCTATTCATGGAGAAACTGGACAAAGAGAATCGTTTTACAGATTTAATTGTGATCGGAATTGGGGGATCAGATTTAGGCCCAAAAGCTCTTTACTTAGCATTGCAATATTTGCAGAAAAAAGATCGCCATATCCATTTTATCTGTAATATAGATCCAGATGACGCCTCAATTGCTTTGCGCGATGTGGATTTAAAAAAGAGTTTAGTTTTAGTTGTTTCTAAATCAGGAACAACACTTGAAACATTGACCAACGAGGAGCTTGTACGTGCACGTTTCCAAAAGCAAGGGATCAAATCGGAAGAGCACTTTATCTCTGTCACTATTCCGGGAAGTCCTTTAAATGATCCAAAAAAATACCTAGAATCTTTCCATATGTGGGATTGGATCGGCGGACGCTATTCAGCTACCTCCATGGGAGGAGGCGTGCTTCTTTCCTTCATGTTCGGATTTGATGCATATTGGGAATTATTGCGTGGGGCAAATGCTATGGATAAAGTGGCGCTCAGCAAAGATCTCAGCAATAACCTGCCTTTGTTAGGAGCTTTATTTGCCATTTGGAATCACAATTTTCTGAATTATCCTACAATGGCGCTTATCCCTTACGCTCAGCCTCTTTCCCGTTTTTCAGCACATATCCAGCAAGTTGAAATGGAATCCAATGGCAAAAGAGTCGATCGCAATGGCATTCCTGTTGATTTTCAAACCTGTCCTGTTATTTGGGGAGAGCCAGGAACAAGCGCTCAACATTCTTTCTTTCAACTCATCCATCAAGGCACTTCCACCATTCCATTAGAATTTATTGGTTTTAAAGAGGGGCAAATGGAAGATTTTGCGTTTAAAGGAACTTCTTCTCACGAGAAACTGTTGTCTAATTTATTTGCACAGGCTTTAGGATTAGCTTTAGGACAAAATAACGAAAATCCGAATAAAGTTTTTCCTGGGAATACACCCTCTCACATCTTACTTGGAAAAGCTCTGAATCCTCATTCTCTAGGAGCTTTACTGAGTTATTACGAACATAAAGTGGCTTTTCAAGGGTTCATCTGGAACATTAATTCTTTTGACCAGGAAGGTGTGCAACTCGGAAAAGTATTAGCTAATCAGATCATCGAGTGCTTTGCAGCTAAAAAAGAGTCGACTAAAACACCGAAACAGTCTTATCCTCTTGGGGAAGCTTTTCTAAAACATCTAGATGCGTTTAATTGA